The DNA window CTGCAGGTTCTAGTACAGCAAATGAGTCTATATCAGTTTGTTCCGGCAACGCATCTGTTCTTCCAGGAGTAAAAGGTACTGTTATTTCCACACCTGCATCTTTTGCTGCTTTTTCAATTCCTGCACTACCTGCAAGAACAATTAAATCTGCTAATGATATTTTTTTATTACCGGTTTGTGAACTATTAAATTTATTTTGAATTTCTTCAATAATTCCGATAGTTTTTTCCAATTTTTCAGGTTCATTAGATTGCCAGCCTTTTTGAGGTGCAAGTCTAATACGGGCTCCATTTGCCCCTCCACGTTTATCAGATCCTCTAAATGTTGATGCTGATAACCAAGCTATAGAAACCAACTGAGGAACAGAAAGTCCTGAATTTAACAATTGATCTTTTAACTCTCTTATATCATTTTCATTTACTAATTCATGATCTACTGCAGGCACAGGATCTTGCCATATTAACTCTTCTTGTGGGACTTCAGGTCCTAGATAACGCGAACGAGGACCCATGTCACGATGCGTTAACTTAAACCAAGCACGTGCAAAAGCATCTTCAAACTCTTGAGGGTTTTCTAAAAATCTTTTTGATATTTTATTATAAATGGGATCCATTCTAAGAGCTAAATCTGCAGTTGTCATCATTGGTTTGAATTTTTTAGATGAGTCATGAGCTCCGGGTACGGTCGCTGATTCAGGATCACTAGGCACCCATTGGTAAGCTCCTGCCGGACTCTTGACCAGATTCCAGTCATATTTAAAAAGTGTTTCTAAATAACTGTGATCCCATTTAGTGGGTGTGGGATTCCAAGCACCTTCAATACCGCTTGTAATAGTATCATCACCTTTTCCACTCCCAAAACTGCTTTTCCATCCAAGTCCCATCTCTTCAATAGGTGCTGCCTCCGGTTCAGGTCCAACCTTGGATGGATCACCGGCACCGTGACACTTTCCAAAGGTATGCCCTCCTGCTACAAGAGCAACCGTTTCTTCATCATTCATTGCCATTCGGGCAAATGTTTCCCTAATATCTTTTCCTGATGCTAAAGCATCCGGCTCTCCATTGGGTCCTTCAGGATTAACATAAATCAATCCCATTTGCACCGCTGCTAGGGGATTCTCTAACTCCCGGTTACCTGAGTACCGTTTATCACCAAGCCACTCACTTTCTGCTCCCCAGTATATATCCTCTTCCGGCTCCCATACATCTTCTCTTCCGCCTGCAAACCCAAAAGTTTTAAATCCCATTGATTCAAGTGCACAGTTTCCAGCAAGGATCATGAGATCAGCCCATGAAATATTTGCTCCATACTTCTTTTTAATCGGCCATAACAACCTTCTTGCTTTGTCAAGATTAGCATTGTCCGGCCAACTGTTCAGAGGTGCAAACCGTTGACTACCTGAACCGGCTCCCCCACGGCCATCCCCCATACGATATGTTCCGGCACTGTGCCAAGCCATTCTAATAAAAAACGGCCCATAGTGACCATAATCAGCCGGCCACCAGTCTTGTGAATCAGTCATCAATGCATAAAGATCCTCTTTAACTGCTTTTAAATCCAACTGTTTAAAATTCTCTCGATAATTAAACTCATTATCCATAGGGTTAACCATTTCAGAGTTTTGATGAAGAATTTTAAGGTTCAACTGATTTGGCCACCAATCTCGGTTCGATGTTCCACCCATTGAAGATCTCCCCATTTTACCTGTCACCGGACACTTACTATTTCCGCTCATAGCTTCCTCCTTTATTTTAAAATCATTTAATTTTATGGTTTCCCTTTAAATTTTAAAAGTTTGTAAAATAATATTCATGCCACTTACTATATTCTAGTTTAGAAAAATTCATCCTTTGCTTTTTGAGCTCTCTCTCAGTTCTCAGTATCATATATTCATTAACAGACTCATCATCACTTAAAAATTTCAGCAGTTCTTTAAAATGATTTTCATCAAAGCAGTGAAACATAGAGTAAATAGAATAATCCCAATTTTGATATGCTGTTCTTCTATAACAATGGCTAATATTTTTAGTATTTGCTAATTTTTCAGCAAACTCATCGAGTTTATCCTTGTGAACATTCCATAAAACAAGGGCGTTGTATTTATAGCCTAATTTTGTTTGAGACACTATGCCACCGATTTTTCTTATTAATCCACTTTCTTTATACTCTAACAATTTTTTCAAAAGTTTCTTTTCAGAAATATTGAACTCTTCAGATAAAGCATGAAACGGCCTGCTATTAATTGGGAGTGGTTTTTTTAATCTTTCAATAATTCTTATGTCTTCAGATTTTAATTCCATTTTACTATTTTCTTTTCTAACCTGAAGTTCCTCAAATTTAAATCCACTGAAATCACTGCTATTTGCATCAACTACAAAATTAAGTTTATATTTTTTTTCAGGTTTAAGCAGCATATAATCTTTCATTTTTGCCATCTTTAGAATTTTTTTTGTTGTTTCTTCAACTTCATAACTATTTGGTTCTAATATAGTAAACCACATATTGAAGTCATTCATCCTAAGGTAATTATGAGTAACC is part of the uncultured Ilyobacter sp. genome and encodes:
- the katG gene encoding catalase/peroxidase HPI, giving the protein MSGNSKCPVTGKMGRSSMGGTSNRDWWPNQLNLKILHQNSEMVNPMDNEFNYRENFKQLDLKAVKEDLYALMTDSQDWWPADYGHYGPFFIRMAWHSAGTYRMGDGRGGAGSGSQRFAPLNSWPDNANLDKARRLLWPIKKKYGANISWADLMILAGNCALESMGFKTFGFAGGREDVWEPEEDIYWGAESEWLGDKRYSGNRELENPLAAVQMGLIYVNPEGPNGEPDALASGKDIRETFARMAMNDEETVALVAGGHTFGKCHGAGDPSKVGPEPEAAPIEEMGLGWKSSFGSGKGDDTITSGIEGAWNPTPTKWDHSYLETLFKYDWNLVKSPAGAYQWVPSDPESATVPGAHDSSKKFKPMMTTADLALRMDPIYNKISKRFLENPQEFEDAFARAWFKLTHRDMGPRSRYLGPEVPQEELIWQDPVPAVDHELVNENDIRELKDQLLNSGLSVPQLVSIAWLSASTFRGSDKRGGANGARIRLAPQKGWQSNEPEKLEKTIGIIEEIQNKFNSSQTGNKKISLADLIVLAGSAGIEKAAKDAGVEITVPFTPGRTDALPEQTDIDSFAVLEPAADGFRNYQKKKYSVCAEELLLDRAQLLTLTAPEMTVLVGGMRVLNSNYGESKYGVFTDNPGTLTNDFFVNLLSMDTVWKPTENDKEIFEGRDLKTGDLKWTATRVDLIFGSNSQLRAFAEVYASDDSKEKFIDDFVAAWTKIMNADRFDII
- a CDS encoding AsnC family transcriptional regulator — its product is MDNIDKKLLNIAQTCFEITETPYRKIGTVLGISEEETLSRLRKLKDEKVLRYIGASIDSSYLKFNGLLVAVKVPFEEIESVAEIINSHPGVTHNYLRMNDFNMWFTILEPNSYEVEETTKKILKMAKMKDYMLLKPEKKYKLNFVVDANSSDFSGFKFEELQVRKENSKMELKSEDIRIIERLKKPLPINSRPFHALSEEFNISEKKLLKKLLEYKESGLIRKIGGIVSQTKLGYKYNALVLWNVHKDKLDEFAEKLANTKNISHCYRRTAYQNWDYSIYSMFHCFDENHFKELLKFLSDDESVNEYMILRTERELKKQRMNFSKLEYSKWHEYYFTNF